In Risungbinella massiliensis, the genomic stretch GTCTATTGTGAACTACATCGCCATTGAAATGGCGAGCTTCTCGATTCATTGAATCGACCAACGTCGCATTCTCCACGAAGGCACGTTCCATGCCTATATTAGGTTTAGTTCTAACTGTCCGCATTTTAGCGTTGGAACATGTCCAACTGCTTTATGTAGTATGTTTCTTGCCGCATTTACATCTCTATCTTCTGTATAACCGCAAGAGCAACTATGGACTCTATCTTTTCGTTCTTTTTTTACGATCTGACCACATTTTGAGCAAGCCTGAGACGTGTTGTATGGGTCCACTTGTATTACTTGCTTACCAGCATATTCTGCTTTGTAGGAAGTGAACTGTACAAGTTGATTCCATCCAGCATCCACAATACTTTTGGCTAATTTGTGATTCAAGACCATTCCTTTGATATTCAGATCTTCAAAGGCAATTAGATCATAGCGATCTACTAGATACCTACTAATTTTATGGGCAATGTCTTTTCTTTGATTTGCTATGTACTCATGTAGCTTTGCAAGCAAAGCTACAGCCTTTCTACGACGATTGGAACCTTTCTTACGTTTAGATACTATGCGCTGAAGTCGTTTTAGTTTGCGTTCTGACTTTCTAAAATACTTAGGGTGTTCGAAAAATTCGCCATCAGATGTAATAGCAAGATGTCTAACACCAAGATCAACACCGACTTGTTTCCCTGTTGAGTGTGTTATGGTTTCGATTTCACAGGAAAAACAAGCATAATACTTTCCGTTTTTTCGGATGATGGTACAGGTCTTGATCTTTCCTTCTACTTGTCTGTGGCATTTGATGCGAACATTACCGATCTTAGACAGTTTCAGATATTTCCCATCAAGAGAAAACCCACTTTGTGGGTATGTGAAGCTATCATAACGGTTTTTACCTTGAAAGCGTGGGTATCCTGCTTTCTCTCCCGCTTTGATTCTACGAAAAAACCCTTTAAACGCTTTATCTAAACGACGTAGAATGTCCTGTAACACTTGCGATTGTACCTGTTTGAACTCTGGAAACTCTTGCTTTAGTCGTGGTAATTCATTCTGTTGCATGTTGTAATTAACGGAAATACCACGTTTTTCATAAGAAAAATTTCGTTGTTCCAAAGCTGTATTGTATAGCCAGCGACACAAATTCAAGGTAGTTTCGATTCGTTCCCTTTGTACCCGATTAGGTTCTATCTTGAATTTGTACGACTTCATCATTTGATTTTCCCCCTTTC encodes the following:
- a CDS encoding RNA-guided endonuclease InsQ/TnpB family protein, which translates into the protein MMKSYKFKIEPNRVQRERIETTLNLCRWLYNTALEQRNFSYEKRGISVNYNMQQNELPRLKQEFPEFKQVQSQVLQDILRRLDKAFKGFFRRIKAGEKAGYPRFQGKNRYDSFTYPQSGFSLDGKYLKLSKIGNVRIKCHRQVEGKIKTCTIIRKNGKYYACFSCEIETITHSTGKQVGVDLGVRHLAITSDGEFFEHPKYFRKSERKLKRLQRIVSKRKKGSNRRRKAVALLAKLHEYIANQRKDIAHKISRYLVDRYDLIAFEDLNIKGMVLNHKLAKSIVDAGWNQLVQFTSYKAEYAGKQVIQVDPYNTSQACSKCGQIVKKERKDRVHSCSCGYTEDRDVNAARNILHKAVGHVPTLKCGQLELNLI